One window from the genome of Elaeis guineensis isolate ETL-2024a chromosome 5, EG11, whole genome shotgun sequence encodes:
- the LOC105045343 gene encoding glucan endo-1,3-beta-glucosidase-like, whose protein sequence is MYISRQSRDKSLLELFSMANRNKVSRVAIALLLGLLIAIPTGVKSIGVCYGMNGNNLPQPSAVVNLYKSKSINAMRLYGPNQDALQALKGSNIQLILDVPKNDLQSLASNPSAANDWVQQNVKAYSPDVSFKYIAVGNEVITGDYAQYVLPAMRNIYSALSSAGLQNQIKVSTAVATSVLEKSSPPSDGVFSSDALTYLSPIVQFLASNGAPLLVNVYPYFSYVDNQGQIDINFALFTSSEIVVHDGQYNYQNLFDAIVDAVYAALEKVGGSTVPIVVSESGWPSADGTAATINNAQTYNQNLINHVGQGTPRRPGKAIETYIFEMFNENQKQPPVEQNFGLFYPSMQPVYPINFT, encoded by the exons ATGTATATATCAAGGCAGTCTAGAGATAAATCTCTATTGGAATTATTCTCCATGGCGAACCGAAACAAAGTATCCAGGGTTGCCATTGCATTACTCCTTGGACTCCTCATAGCAATCCCAACag GGGTGAAATCCATTGGTGTGTGTTATGGAATGAATGGAAACAATCTGCCTCAACCAAGTGCTGTGGTCAATCTCTACAAATCCAAAAGTATCAACGCAATGAGGCTTTATGGTCCAAACCAAGATGCTCTCCAGGCCCTCAAGGGTTCCAACATCCAACTCATCTTAGATGTCCCAAAAAATGATCTCCAATCATTGGCTTCTAACCCTTCTGCAGCCAACGATTGGGTCCAGCAAAATGTGAAGGCCTATTCTCCTGATGTTTCGTTTAAATACATCGCAGTTGGAAATGAAGTGATTACTGGGGATTACGCCCAGTATGTGCTCCCTGCCATGAGAAACATCTATTCAGCTCTTTCCTCTGCCGGCCTACAAAATCAAATAAAAGTCTCAACTGCAGTCGCCACTTCagttcttgagaaatcatctccTCCCTCAGATGGGGTATTCTCTTCTGATGCATTGACATACTTGAGTCCAATAGTTCAATTTTTGGCCAGCAATGGAGCCCCACTCCTAGTAAATGTATACCCCTATTTCAGTTACGTTGATAACCAAGGCCAGATCGACATCAATTTTGCTTTGTTCACTTCCTCGGAAATTGTTGTACATGACGGACAATATAATTACCAGAATCTCTTTGATGCCATAGTTGATGCAGTTTATGCAGCACTGGAGAAGGTGGGAGGGTCTACTGTGCCGATAGTGGTGTCGGAGAGTGGTTGGCCATCAGCTGATGGTACCGCAGCAACCATCAACAATGCACAAACATATAATCAGAATTTGATCAATCATGTTGGTCAAGGGACTCCAAGGAGGCCCGGAAAGGCAATAGAAACTTACATATTTGAGATGTTTAATGAAAATCAAAAACAACCACCAGTAGAACAAAACTTTGGACTGTTTTACCCCAGCATGCAACCAGTCTATCCAATCAACTTTACTTGA